The Streptomyces sp. WZ-12 genome segment GACGCCCATGAAGAACATGGTGGGCAGGCAGTACCGGGCGAAGGCGACGGTGAGCGCCATCCGCGACGGGTCGCCGGCGATGTCCGGCGACAAGGTGCGCACCAGCAGGGGAGCGCCCAGCACGCAGACCACGGTGGCGCCGGCCAGGGCCACGGCGACCAGCGTCAGCAGCCGGTTGGCGTACGCCTCGCCGCCGTCCTCGTCCCGCTTCATCGCGCGCACCAACTGCGGTACGAACACGGCGTTCAGCGCCCCGCCGCCGACCAGCACGTAGATCATCGTCGGCAGGACGTTGGCGACCTGATAGGAGTCGCTGAGCGTGCTGACGCCGATCGCGGCCGCCATGACCAGGGTGCGCAGGAAGCCGGTGATCCGGGACACGATCGTGCCGGCCGCCATCAGCGCGCTGGACTTGGCCAACCGGCCGGCGCCGCCCTTCGGTTCGGGTTCGGCCCCCGCGGGCGGCGGGGGAGCGTGCTGCTCGCCGTCGCCGGGCAGGACGGCCGACGGTGTGCGCGGGGCGGACAGGCGCAGCGGAAGCGTGTCGTCCGGCAGCGGGTCGCGGGCCCGTCCCCGCCCGTCGGGCCGTTCACTCGGCGCAGCCATGCCTGTTCCTCCTCGTCATCACAGGCCCCGGCGGCCTGCCACGGATCGAGGTGCCACGATCGCACCCCGTCCGGGGCCCTCCGTCACGGGATGCCGCGCAGGGGGACTTTTCCGTCATGATCGGCCGGAAGTCTGCCGTGCGGGGCCGGGCGCGGGCCGGGACGGGCGTGCGGGCCGCGTCCGCCATGGCGTCCGGGCCCTCCGCAGTCCGCTATGATCATGGTGCAACTCCGGTCCTACGGGCGGGAGTCGCGCGTCTGTGGTCCAAGGAAAGACGTCCACCAACCGGTGGGAGATGCAGGTGCAAGGCCGGCCGGGCGCTCAAGAGAAGGTCCCCTTCCCGAATGGGAAGGGGACCTTCGCGTTGGCTGCACCAGTGGGTGGAGTTCCCGCAACTCCCTTGCGGTCGGCGGTGGTTGGACGGTCCCCGGCCGAACGTCTCAGGGGCCGACGGACCCGTCGATGCCCTCGCGGAGGAAGTCGGCGTGGCCGTTGTGGCGCGCGTACTCGTGGATCATGTGCAGCATGATCAGGCGGAGCGAGACGTCCTCGCCCCAACGGGGTTGGTGGACGGTCACGTCGAGCGACGCGGCGGCCTCCTCGATGCGCCGGGAGTGGGCCACCTCCGCCTGCCAGGCGGCGAAGGCCGCCGCCCCGGTGCCCTCCGCATCGTCGAACGCCGCCTGGAAGTCCACCTCTTGGGACCAGACCAGCGGCACGTCCTCACCGGCCAGCGTCCGGCGGAACCAGGCCCGCTCCACCTCGGCCAGATGACGCACCAGGCCGAGCAGGGACAGCGTCGACGGCGGCATGGACCGCCGCCGCAACTGGGCGTCGGTCAGGCCCTCGGTCTTCCGCGCCAACGTGGCGCGGTGGTAGTCGAGATAGGCGCGCAGCGTCTCCCGCTCACCGGCGCACCGGGGCGGATCTCTCCGATCGATGGTCATGCGCGCAGAGGTTAGCCGCCGGCCGTTCGCCCCGTACGCCACGGCCCGGGCGCCGCCGCACCCAGGCCGTTACTGATGTCGTGGCGGAACCGCCGTTACGGCAGGTAGCGCTCGATGGCGGCCCGGCCCTTCTCCTCGATCAGGCGCTGCGCCCATGCCAGGCTCTGCGGGGTGGGCTCCCGTCCGGACGCCCTGACCAGGTCCTCCGCGTCGAAGGGCCGCTCGCTACCGGTGTACAGCTCCGACGGCCGCTGCTCGGCCGGGGTCTTCCTGCCATTGGTCGTCACAGGTCCTCCTCTGTCCGCGCCCGCCGAGTGCCGGGACCTCGCTGGTTTCCATCATGGGACCGGCCCCGGCGACCCGCACGGCGTACACCGGGTTGCCGCCTCAGCCCACCGGCCGCGGAGCCCCCGGGTAGCGCGGCGGGAACGCCTGCTCCGCCCAGATCGTCTTGCCGTACGGCGTGTAGCGCGTCCCCCAGCGCTGCACCAACTGCGCGACGATGAACAGCCCCCGTCCGCCCTCGTCGTCGAGCGCGCTGTGCCGCAGGTGCGGGGAGGTGTGACCGGTGTCGGAGACCTCCGTGACCAGCGCCAGGTCCCGCAGCAGCCGCAGGTGCACCGGGCCGGCGGCGTGCCGCACCGCATTGGTGACCAGCTCGCTGACCACCAGCTCGGTCGCGTACGACAGTTCCGTCAGGTCCCACTGCGCGAGCTGTCGGGTGGCCAGCTCCCGCGCGGTGCCGACCGCGGCGGGCTCGGCGGGCAGCTCCCAGGCGGCCACCTGCCGGGTGTCCAGCTCCCGGGTCCGCACCAGCAGCAGCGCCGCGTCGTCGGGCGCCGCACCGTCCGGCAGCAGCGCGGCCAGCGCCCGGTCACACAGGTCCGCCAGCGGCCGGCGGTGCTCCCGCAGGACGTCGCCCAGGATCGCCAGCCCGGCGTCGACGTCCCCGTTGCGGCCCTGGACCAGCCCGTTGGTGAACAGGGCCAGCAGGCTGCCCACCGGCAGCTCGGTCTGCCAGGACTCGAACGGCAGACCGCCCAGCCCCAGCGGCGGGCCGGCCGGCAGGTCCGGGAACGACACCTCGCCCGTCGGGTGCACGACCGCCGGCGGCGGATGCCCGGCCCGGGCCATCGTGCAGTGCCGGGACACCGGGTCGTACACCGCGTACAGGCAGGTCACCCCCGTGGCCACGTCGTCCGGGCCGGGCTCCGCGCCGGCTCCGGCCGCGCGCTCCTCGGGGGTCTGCCCCACCAGGTCGTCCAGCCTGCTCAGCAGCTCGTCGGGCGCCAGGTCCAGCCGCGCCAGCGCCCGCACCGTCGTCCGCAGCCGGCCCATGGTGGCCGCGGCCTGGAGGCCGTGCCCGACGACGTCCCCCACCACCAGCCCGACCCGGGTGCCGGACAGCCCGATCACGTCGAACCAGTCGCCGCCCACTCCGGCGCGGTCGTCGCTGGGCAGATACCGGTAGGCCATGTCGACCGCGGACTGCGGCGGCAGGTGCTGGGGCAGCAGATCGCGCTGGAGGGTCAGGGCCGCGGCGTGTTCGCGGGTGAACCGGCGGGCGTTGTCCATCGCCACGGCGGCCCGGATCACCAACTCGTCGGCCAGGTCGATCTCGCCGCCGTCGAAGACCGCCGGGGAGTCCGCGCGGTCGAAGGTGACCAGCCCCATCGAGGCGCCGCCGGCCCGCAGCGGCATCACCATCGTCCGCTCCGCGCGGATCATCCCGCCCGACGACAGGCTCCGGTACTGGAGGGTGCCCGGCTCGTAGGAGATCGGGTACGGCGGGCGCGGCGGCCGGTCCGGCGGGTCGCCGCAGGAGCGCGCGGCAACCCGGACCAGCTCCGGCACCCCGGACGCGCCCGGCTCCGGATCGCCGCCCGCCAGCACCGAACCCAGCAGGTCGACGGTGACCGCGGCCGCGAAGTCGGGCACCGCGACCTCGGTGATCTCCCGGGCGGTGCCGACCATGTCCAACGTGGTGCCGATCTTCCGGCCGGCCTCCACCAGGAGGTTCAACCGGCGCTGTGCCTGATAGCGGTCGGTGATGTCGAAGGAGTCCTCGCAGACCCCCAACACCCGCCCGTCCGGATCCTGCAACCGGTAGTACGAGCAGGACCAGACGTGCTCGGTGCCCGGGTCGGTGGGCTGCTCGCCGACGAAGTGCAGATCGAGGAACGGCTGCCCGGTCGCCAGCACATGACGCATCACCGAGTCCAGCGTCCTGGGATACCCCTCCGTCACGAACGTGCCCGGATACAGCTCGTCCGCCCGCTTGCCGATCAACTCCCGCAGCGGCAGCCCGATCTCCTGCCCGTACGAGGCGTTGAACCACGTCAGCCGGAGAGCGTCGTCGTAGATCGCCAGGCCCACCGGTGACTGGGTGGCCAGCCCGTGCAGCATCGCCTGCCGCGACTCCCACGCCCGCAGGTCGCCCAGCGCCGTGGCGACCAGCACCCGGGCCGGGCCGGGCGCGACGCCCGGCAGCGCATCGGCCAGCGGGCACATCGTGAGGGCGACCGGCAGCCGGTGACCGTCCGCGTGCCGCGCGGACCACGTCGCGATGGTGGCCATCCCCGTGGTCGGGCGGTCGCCCGCCGGGGGCAGGTCCGGCTCCGGGAGGAAGGTGGCGGCCGGCCGGCCGATGATCTCCTCCGGCGCGTAGCCCAGCAGTTGCCGGGCCGCCGCGCTCCAGCCGATCACCAGCCCCCGGGCATCCAGCACCGCCGTGGCCGCCCTGGTGACGTCGAGGGGCCCACGGAAGTCGGCGCTCGTCGCCGCCGTCCACGCGTTCATGGCATCAATCCAGCCCGGTTCGGTACCTCCAGGATCGAGCCCGGTCATCGGCAGCACAACCGACCCTGCCCCGGGCGGGCGACCTGCGGGGGCGGGCGGTCGCTGGCACAGTGGGGTGAGGGCGCCGAGGACCCGCCGCGATCCCCGCCGACCAGCGCGGGCTGATCCACGCTCACCCGTCGGACCGGCCCGAGCGACAGGAGGCAGATGCCGATGCCGTCCCCATGCCCGACCTCGCCGGTGCGCGGAGCGCCCTGCTGGGTCAGCCTGCTGACGCACGACCTGCGGGCCGCGGAGAGCTTCTACGGCGCGGTGTTGGGCTGGCGGTTCCGGCCGGCCACACTCGGCGAGGAGTTCGCGGTCGCGATGCTCGACGGGGAGCCGGTCGCCGGGGTCGGGGCGCTGGTGCAGAGCTTCCAGGTGCCGGTGTCCTGG includes the following:
- a CDS encoding DinB family protein → MTIDRRDPPRCAGERETLRAYLDYHRATLARKTEGLTDAQLRRRSMPPSTLSLLGLVRHLAEVERAWFRRTLAGEDVPLVWSQEVDFQAAFDDAEGTGAAAFAAWQAEVAHSRRIEEAAASLDVTVHQPRWGEDVSLRLIMLHMIHEYARHNGHADFLREGIDGSVGP
- a CDS encoding SpoIIE family protein phosphatase, translated to MNAWTAATSADFRGPLDVTRAATAVLDARGLVIGWSAAARQLLGYAPEEIIGRPAATFLPEPDLPPAGDRPTTGMATIATWSARHADGHRLPVALTMCPLADALPGVAPGPARVLVATALGDLRAWESRQAMLHGLATQSPVGLAIYDDALRLTWFNASYGQEIGLPLRELIGKRADELYPGTFVTEGYPRTLDSVMRHVLATGQPFLDLHFVGEQPTDPGTEHVWSCSYYRLQDPDGRVLGVCEDSFDITDRYQAQRRLNLLVEAGRKIGTTLDMVGTAREITEVAVPDFAAAVTVDLLGSVLAGGDPEPGASGVPELVRVAARSCGDPPDRPPRPPYPISYEPGTLQYRSLSSGGMIRAERTMVMPLRAGGASMGLVTFDRADSPAVFDGGEIDLADELVIRAAVAMDNARRFTREHAAALTLQRDLLPQHLPPQSAVDMAYRYLPSDDRAGVGGDWFDVIGLSGTRVGLVVGDVVGHGLQAAATMGRLRTTVRALARLDLAPDELLSRLDDLVGQTPEERAAGAGAEPGPDDVATGVTCLYAVYDPVSRHCTMARAGHPPPAVVHPTGEVSFPDLPAGPPLGLGGLPFESWQTELPVGSLLALFTNGLVQGRNGDVDAGLAILGDVLREHRRPLADLCDRALAALLPDGAAPDDAALLLVRTRELDTRQVAAWELPAEPAAVGTARELATRQLAQWDLTELSYATELVVSELVTNAVRHAAGPVHLRLLRDLALVTEVSDTGHTSPHLRHSALDDEGGRGLFIVAQLVQRWGTRYTPYGKTIWAEQAFPPRYPGAPRPVG